A genomic region of Bosea sp. 124 contains the following coding sequences:
- a CDS encoding ABC transporter permease has product MTDDAASAPTTRPATRPEAGPSRVAAWASAIAWPLASFAVLLLAWEWCVPLAGVPEYILPVPSAFFERLWTDRALIFQHTLVTGNEIVLGFLMAAVISIPLGYVIVSVRLLEKAVYPVIVFFQLVPKIAIAPLFVVWFGFGLFPKVLLTFLLCFFPTLVASMTGFRALDERVLYLTRSMGASAWQTFRYIRVPAALTYIFSGLKVSAVFAATGAIVGEFVGANSGLGYLLLRGTSFLDMPLIFACLVALSVVGILFSYLVDGLEVLLMPWQRKA; this is encoded by the coding sequence ATGACCGATGACGCCGCATCTGCCCCGACGACGCGCCCGGCCACCCGGCCCGAGGCAGGCCCAAGCCGGGTGGCCGCCTGGGCCTCGGCCATCGCCTGGCCGCTGGCGAGTTTCGCCGTGCTGCTGCTCGCCTGGGAGTGGTGCGTGCCGCTGGCCGGCGTGCCGGAATACATCCTGCCCGTGCCGAGCGCCTTCTTCGAACGGCTCTGGACCGACCGAGCCCTGATCTTCCAGCACACGCTGGTGACCGGCAACGAGATCGTGCTCGGCTTCCTGATGGCGGCGGTGATCTCGATCCCGCTCGGCTATGTCATCGTCTCTGTCCGGCTGCTGGAGAAGGCGGTCTATCCGGTGATCGTCTTCTTCCAGCTCGTGCCCAAGATCGCGATTGCGCCGCTCTTCGTGGTCTGGTTCGGCTTCGGCCTGTTCCCGAAGGTGCTGCTGACCTTCCTGCTCTGCTTCTTCCCGACGCTGGTCGCCAGCATGACCGGCTTCCGGGCGCTGGACGAACGCGTGCTCTATCTGACCCGCTCGATGGGCGCGAGCGCATGGCAGACCTTCCGCTATATCCGCGTACCGGCGGCGCTGACCTACATCTTTTCCGGCCTCAAGGTCTCGGCGGTCTTCGCCGCCACCGGCGCCATCGTCGGCGAGTTCGTCGGCGCCAATTCCGGCCTCGGCTACCTCTTGCTGCGCGGCACGAGCTTTCTCGACATGCCCCTGATCTTCGCCTGCCTGGTCGCGCTCAGCGTCGTCGGCATCCTGTTTAGCTACCTCGTCGACGGGCTCGAGGTCCTGCTGATGCCCTGGCAGCGCAAGGCCTGA
- a CDS encoding IclR family transcriptional regulator: MTIAAVERALKVLEALSGEPGGVDLSLLSARLDLPFSATHRLLATLVERGFVSQDAATGAYGLTLKLAQLAFRDLDLRGLPDAGQIVLDALARKTREYCRLAVVEDENLVWIARAQGATAGLRYDPPMGAEIVLHATATGKAWLASLPEVDALRIVCARGFQAGDRTGPNALSDVDALRAHLAETRRRGVALAVEEGEIGTVAMAIAFRAGPAPDAAIAGTLSVAGPMPRMSEDRRGPIAQALRDAAQEMAAIWPLRRRQMQSPARSASGSQPQPELQSGTSA, encoded by the coding sequence GTGACGATCGCGGCTGTGGAGCGGGCACTGAAGGTGCTGGAGGCGCTGTCGGGCGAGCCCGGCGGGGTCGACCTCAGCCTGCTCTCCGCCCGCCTCGACCTGCCGTTCAGCGCGACCCACCGCCTGCTCGCGACCCTGGTCGAGCGCGGCTTCGTCAGTCAGGATGCCGCGACCGGCGCCTATGGCCTCACCCTGAAGCTCGCCCAGCTCGCCTTCCGCGATCTCGATCTGCGCGGCCTGCCCGATGCCGGGCAGATCGTGCTCGACGCGCTCGCCCGGAAGACCCGCGAATACTGCCGGCTCGCCGTGGTCGAGGACGAGAACCTGGTGTGGATCGCCCGGGCACAGGGCGCCACCGCTGGTTTGCGCTACGACCCGCCGATGGGCGCCGAGATCGTCCTGCACGCGACGGCGACGGGGAAAGCCTGGCTCGCCTCGCTGCCGGAGGTCGATGCCCTGCGCATCGTCTGCGCCCGCGGTTTCCAGGCCGGCGACCGCACCGGCCCGAACGCTTTGTCGGATGTCGATGCGCTGCGCGCCCATCTCGCCGAAACGCGGCGGCGCGGCGTCGCGCTCGCCGTTGAGGAGGGCGAGATCGGCACCGTCGCCATGGCGATCGCTTTCCGCGCTGGACCTGCGCCCGACGCCGCCATCGCCGGCACGCTCAGCGTCGCCGGCCCGATGCCGCGCATGAGCGAGGACCGGCGTGGCCCGATCGCGCAGGCCTTGCGGGACGCGGCGCAGGAGATGGCCGCGATCTGGCCGCTGCGGCGGCGGCAGATGCAGTCGCCGGCGAGGTCTGCCAGTGGCAGCCAGCCGCAGCCCGAACTCCAGTCGGGAACGTCCGCATGA
- a CDS encoding SDR family oxidoreductase: MGATYDLSGRFAIVTGGAGGLGRGIARALLDAGARVELWDADAAALAEASALLGEGVGIRTVDVTDAVAVDHAADAAFSAGGGVDILVNNAGVLGEVKPVWETSPENFQRVLQVNLFGAYLVTRAIVGRMRQQAPRPSRVTPHPLRGHVVNIASIQGKEGMAKASAYSASKAGLMALTKSVAKETAQDGIVVTAITPAAAETAMAREISAERRADILGRIPMGRFVEIEEVARIVLWLSSDECSFSTGGIFDLSGGRATY; encoded by the coding sequence ATGGGCGCGACCTATGACCTGTCCGGCCGCTTCGCGATCGTCACCGGCGGTGCCGGCGGGCTGGGCCGCGGCATCGCCCGAGCCCTTCTCGATGCCGGGGCTCGGGTCGAACTCTGGGACGCCGATGCTGCCGCCCTCGCCGAGGCCTCCGCCCTACTGGGAGAAGGCGTCGGAATCCGCACTGTCGACGTCACCGATGCGGTGGCCGTCGACCACGCCGCGGATGCGGCGTTCTCGGCTGGCGGCGGGGTCGATATCCTCGTCAACAATGCCGGCGTGCTCGGCGAGGTGAAGCCGGTCTGGGAGACCTCACCGGAGAACTTCCAGCGCGTTCTGCAGGTCAATCTCTTCGGCGCCTATCTGGTGACGCGCGCCATCGTCGGGCGCATGCGGCAGCAGGCCCCGCGCCCCTCGCGCGTCACCCCGCATCCGCTGCGCGGCCATGTCGTCAACATCGCTTCGATCCAGGGCAAGGAGGGCATGGCCAAGGCTTCGGCCTACAGCGCCTCCAAGGCCGGGCTGATGGCGCTGACCAAGAGTGTCGCCAAGGAGACGGCGCAGGACGGCATCGTCGTGACCGCGATCACCCCGGCGGCTGCGGAAACGGCGATGGCGAGGGAGATCTCGGCCGAGCGCCGCGCCGACATCCTTGGCCGCATCCCGATGGGGCGCTTCGTCGAGATCGAGGAGGTGGCGCGGATCGTGCTCTGGCTCTCCTCGGACGAGTGCTCGTTTTCGACCGGCGGCATCTTCGACCTGTCGGGCGGCCGGGCGACCTATTGA
- a CDS encoding cyclase family protein: MEIIDLSMPIEQHFRWPVELAIKGDIAAGDQFRVSRINMTCHGFSHVDAQAHVIAHSPTIETTALDRVVGPCRVLDLRDVAPTQAIDAERLAAADPGGPDGEILLLASGWDTKRDYRTREFWLDAPYLTRDAALWLKSRNPTALAFDFPQDFPIRLLLDNKHVPFEEHVTHDVCLRAGITLIEYVVNTSALKNPRTFLCAAPLKLPNADGSPARIFAIEGLA, from the coding sequence ATGGAGATCATCGACCTCTCCATGCCGATCGAACAGCATTTCCGCTGGCCGGTCGAACTGGCGATCAAGGGCGACATCGCGGCGGGGGACCAGTTCCGGGTCTCCCGGATCAACATGACCTGCCACGGCTTCTCCCATGTCGACGCTCAGGCCCATGTCATCGCCCACAGCCCGACGATCGAGACGACCGCACTCGACCGTGTCGTTGGCCCGTGCCGCGTGCTGGACCTGCGCGACGTCGCCCCCACTCAGGCGATCGATGCCGAACGGCTCGCCGCAGCCGACCCGGGCGGCCCCGATGGAGAAATCCTGCTGCTGGCCAGCGGATGGGACACGAAGCGCGACTACAGGACGCGTGAATTCTGGCTCGATGCGCCCTATCTGACTCGCGACGCCGCGCTCTGGCTCAAATCCCGCAACCCGACCGCGCTGGCTTTCGACTTCCCGCAGGACTTCCCGATCCGGCTCCTGCTCGACAACAAGCATGTGCCTTTCGAGGAGCATGTCACCCATGATGTCTGCCTGCGGGCGGGGATCACCCTGATCGAATATGTCGTGAATACGAGCGCCCTGAAGAACCCGCGGACCTTCCTCTGCGCGGCGCCGCTGAAGCTGCCGAATGCGGACGGGTCTCCGGCCCGCATCTTCGCCATCGAAGGGCTGGCGTGA
- a CDS encoding TRAP transporter substrate-binding protein, with product MTITRRTALATAGAGLGLFAIGRPAFGQAAKLRFAHPHPESDSWHKAALQLAEKVKAKSGGKVEIQVFPNGALGSDSQTISAVRGGSLDICLTGNPFFTGLAPKLNVLDLPFLFQSRKHAAAVMDGPIGNGLRRELEASNLTALATWEIGWRNLTNSRRPVATAADIKGLKIRTTPNPAHIRAFQLLGAVPTPMAFTELFSALETGAVDGQENPVTLILNAKFSEVQKHLSLTRHAFTTGPVVMNKAKFDAMAPDIQKILTETALELAVVQRQMNEDTEGSSLAELKKAGMQAVESPDRESFSKIVTAEVEKEFVTKFGGETLEAIKKAAV from the coding sequence ATGACGATCACCAGACGCACCGCTCTCGCCACTGCCGGCGCCGGTCTCGGCCTCTTTGCCATCGGCCGCCCGGCCTTCGGCCAGGCTGCGAAGCTGCGCTTCGCCCACCCCCATCCCGAGTCCGATAGCTGGCACAAGGCCGCGCTCCAGCTTGCGGAGAAGGTCAAGGCCAAGAGCGGCGGCAAGGTCGAGATCCAGGTTTTCCCGAACGGGGCGCTCGGCTCGGATTCGCAGACGATCAGCGCGGTGCGCGGCGGCTCCCTCGACATCTGCCTGACCGGCAACCCGTTCTTCACCGGGCTGGCTCCGAAGCTGAACGTGCTCGACCTGCCCTTCCTCTTCCAGAGCCGCAAACATGCCGCGGCGGTGATGGACGGCCCTATCGGCAACGGGCTGCGCCGGGAACTCGAAGCCTCGAACCTGACGGCGCTCGCGACCTGGGAGATCGGCTGGCGTAACCTGACCAACAGCCGCCGTCCGGTTGCGACCGCTGCCGACATCAAGGGTCTGAAGATCCGCACCACGCCCAACCCGGCGCATATCCGCGCCTTCCAGTTGCTTGGCGCCGTGCCGACGCCGATGGCCTTCACCGAGCTGTTCTCGGCGTTGGAGACCGGCGCGGTGGACGGTCAGGAAAATCCGGTGACGCTGATCCTCAACGCCAAGTTCAGCGAGGTCCAGAAGCACCTTTCGCTGACCCGCCACGCCTTCACCACCGGGCCGGTGGTGATGAACAAGGCCAAGTTCGATGCGATGGCCCCCGACATCCAGAAGATACTGACCGAGACCGCCCTCGAACTCGCCGTGGTCCAGCGTCAGATGAACGAGGATACGGAAGGTTCGAGTCTGGCCGAACTGAAGAAGGCCGGCATGCAGGCCGTGGAAAGCCCCGACCGCGAGTCCTTCTCGAAGATCGTCACCGCCGAAGTCGAGAAGGAGTTCGTCACGAAATTCGGCGGCGAGACGCTCGAAGCCATCAAGAAGGCGGCCGTCTGA
- a CDS encoding TRAP transporter large permease subunit, with product MTVLVFLLSLLGAMALGMPIATSLLVCGVALMIHLGTFDAQILAQNLIGGADSFPLMAVPFFMLAGELMNAGGLSKRIIAFAMALVGHVRGGLGYVAVLAAIVMASISGSAVADTAALAALLIPMMRQAGYRLDRSCGLIAAGGIIAPVIPPSIGFVVFGVAAGVSITRLFLAGIVPGLLMGLALVITWYVLAKDEPVSRLPRPTARSIAKAGLDGFWALLLPFLIIGGMKVGAFTPTEAAVVAAVYALFVGMFVYRELKIEHLRPAFLAALKMSASVMFLVAAALVSAWLITIANIPAEVGAMLGPLIEYKTLLMIAMMLLVVVVGTALDFIPTVLILTPVLMPIVKQAGIDPVYFGVLFIMNNAIGLLTPPVGTVLNVVCAVGRVPMDKVIRGVMPFLLAQVAVLALLTLVPEIVTVPAKWFYGR from the coding sequence ATGACCGTCCTCGTCTTCCTCCTGTCGCTGCTGGGCGCGATGGCGCTGGGCATGCCCATCGCGACGTCGCTGCTGGTCTGCGGCGTCGCCCTGATGATCCATCTCGGCACCTTCGACGCGCAGATCCTGGCGCAGAACCTGATCGGCGGCGCCGACAGCTTTCCGCTGATGGCCGTGCCCTTTTTCATGCTGGCCGGCGAACTGATGAATGCCGGCGGGCTCTCGAAGCGGATCATCGCCTTCGCGATGGCGCTCGTCGGCCATGTGCGCGGCGGCCTCGGTTACGTCGCAGTGCTCGCGGCGATCGTGATGGCGAGCATTTCCGGCTCGGCGGTGGCCGATACGGCGGCGCTGGCGGCCCTGCTCATTCCGATGATGCGGCAGGCAGGTTACCGCCTCGACCGAAGCTGCGGCCTGATCGCAGCCGGTGGCATCATCGCCCCGGTGATCCCGCCCTCGATCGGCTTCGTCGTCTTCGGCGTGGCGGCGGGCGTGTCGATCACGCGCCTCTTCCTCGCGGGCATCGTTCCGGGCCTGCTGATGGGCCTGGCGCTGGTGATCACCTGGTATGTCCTGGCCAAGGACGAGCCGGTTTCGCGCCTGCCGCGCCCGACGGCGCGGAGCATCGCCAAGGCGGGGCTCGACGGTTTCTGGGCGCTTCTGCTGCCGTTCCTGATTATCGGCGGCATGAAGGTCGGCGCGTTCACGCCGACGGAAGCCGCCGTGGTCGCTGCGGTCTACGCGCTCTTCGTCGGCATGTTCGTCTATCGCGAGCTGAAGATCGAGCATCTGCGTCCGGCCTTCCTGGCGGCGCTGAAAATGTCGGCCTCGGTGATGTTCCTGGTGGCGGCCGCGCTGGTTTCGGCCTGGCTGATCACCATCGCCAACATTCCGGCCGAGGTCGGCGCCATGCTCGGCCCGCTGATCGAATACAAGACGCTGCTGATGATCGCGATGATGCTGCTCGTCGTCGTGGTCGGCACGGCGCTCGACTTCATCCCGACCGTCCTGATCCTGACGCCGGTGCTGATGCCCATCGTCAAGCAGGCCGGCATCGACCCGGTCTATTTCGGCGTCCTCTTCATCATGAACAACGCCATCGGCCTGCTGACGCCGCCGGTCGGCACCGTGTTGAACGTGGTCTGCGCGGTCGGCCGCGTGCCGATGGACAAGGTCATCCGCGGCGTCATGCCGTTCCTGCTCGCCCAGGTCGCAGTGCTGGCCCTGCTGACGCTCGTCCCCGAGATCGTCACTGTGCCGGCAAAATGGTTCTACGGGCGCTGA
- a CDS encoding TRAP transporter small permease yields the protein MNLSKTLLRLLENLLIMAFVVMIAMVFGNVVLRYLFNSGITMSDEASRMIFVWLTFGGAFLVALEGGHLGMTTIVQMLGLRGRWVARLIAEGLSLFCMVLLVRGCWLQSSINMNNLSPVLGVPTAIFYIAGLACGLGIGLINIVTLGRLLSGTLPPDQLISGAESEEMAAFEAHQQERPRS from the coding sequence ATGAATTTGTCAAAGACGCTGCTTCGCCTGCTCGAAAATCTGCTCATCATGGCCTTTGTCGTGATGATCGCCATGGTCTTCGGCAATGTCGTGCTGCGCTACCTGTTCAACTCCGGCATCACCATGTCGGACGAGGCCTCGCGGATGATCTTCGTCTGGCTGACCTTCGGTGGCGCCTTCCTGGTCGCGTTGGAAGGCGGGCATCTCGGCATGACCACCATCGTGCAGATGCTGGGGTTGCGCGGGCGCTGGGTCGCGCGGCTGATCGCCGAGGGGCTCTCGCTGTTCTGCATGGTCCTGCTGGTCCGGGGCTGCTGGCTGCAGAGCAGCATCAACATGAACAACCTTTCGCCGGTGCTGGGGGTCCCGACCGCGATCTTCTACATCGCCGGCCTGGCCTGCGGCCTCGGCATCGGCCTGATCAACATCGTGACGCTGGGCAGGCTGCTGAGCGGAACGCTCCCGCCCGACCAATTGATCAGCGGAGCCGAGTCGGAGGAGATGGCCGCCTTCGAGGCGCATCAGCAGGAGCGCCCGCGCTCATGA
- a CDS encoding amidohydrolase family protein has translation MSRCDFQNRLRGAKGPSMFDLKIMGGRVIDPETSRDEVTDVAIKDGTIVAIGSISGPAKKTVNAEGLVVTPGFIDLHGHGQSIPADRMQAYDGVTTSLELEIGVLPVARWYDEQAAAGRVLNYGASTGWIFGRIAAMTSQQTESTIEGMGLAMRDPRWTGTASPQETVEIVDRVRAGLEQGALGIGFPNGYAPGAGMKELSELCSLAASVGTPTFTHIAFMSNIDPMSSIDAYTRLIGLAGSTGAHMHICHFNSTSLLDVERAAGLVRNAQAQGLKVTVEAYPYGTGSTVIGAGFFSDPAFPERFGTDYNAIELVASRHRFRDREELLQAQQDNSGALVLIHFLDVTANERHRELLDVSIMYPGGAIASDAVPWTLTNGSTYVGDAWPLPDDAVSHPRSSGTFTKFLKEWVRERQVISLSEGLRKCTLIPAQILEGCAPAMRKKGRIQVGCDADIGVFDYESLTDRADFFRMNAASEGFRHLFVFGEAVIANGDLVKDARPGRPVRRPTL, from the coding sequence CTGAGCAGATGCGATTTTCAAAACCGTCTCCGCGGCGCTAAAGGACCAAGTATGTTCGATCTGAAAATCATGGGCGGTCGTGTCATCGATCCCGAGACATCGCGAGACGAGGTCACCGATGTCGCCATCAAGGACGGCACGATTGTTGCCATTGGAAGCATTTCCGGACCGGCAAAGAAAACGGTGAATGCCGAAGGGCTGGTCGTCACGCCCGGCTTCATCGATCTGCATGGTCATGGCCAGTCGATACCGGCCGACCGGATGCAGGCCTATGACGGTGTCACGACCTCGCTGGAGCTCGAGATCGGCGTTCTTCCCGTCGCCCGGTGGTACGACGAACAGGCAGCCGCTGGACGTGTCCTGAACTACGGGGCATCGACCGGCTGGATCTTCGGGCGGATCGCCGCGATGACTTCGCAGCAGACAGAGTCCACGATCGAGGGCATGGGCCTGGCCATGCGCGACCCGCGTTGGACCGGTACCGCCAGCCCGCAGGAGACGGTCGAAATCGTCGATCGCGTCCGCGCTGGCCTGGAACAGGGCGCTCTGGGCATCGGCTTTCCGAACGGCTACGCCCCCGGCGCCGGCATGAAGGAACTCTCCGAGCTTTGCAGCCTGGCCGCGAGCGTGGGCACGCCGACGTTCACGCACATCGCCTTCATGTCCAATATCGACCCCATGAGTTCCATCGACGCCTATACGCGCCTTATCGGGCTTGCAGGCTCCACGGGAGCTCATATGCACATCTGCCATTTCAACAGCACGAGCCTGCTCGATGTCGAAAGGGCGGCGGGGCTCGTGCGCAATGCCCAGGCTCAGGGTCTCAAGGTCACTGTCGAGGCTTATCCGTATGGCACCGGATCGACCGTGATCGGCGCCGGCTTCTTCAGCGACCCGGCTTTTCCCGAGCGCTTCGGCACCGACTACAACGCGATCGAACTTGTCGCCTCGCGTCACAGGTTCCGCGATCGCGAAGAGCTGCTCCAGGCTCAGCAGGACAACTCGGGAGCCTTGGTGCTGATTCATTTCCTGGACGTCACCGCGAACGAACGCCACCGGGAACTGCTTGATGTCTCGATCATGTATCCGGGCGGCGCGATAGCCTCCGACGCTGTGCCGTGGACCCTGACGAACGGCTCCACATATGTCGGAGATGCTTGGCCCCTGCCTGACGATGCGGTTTCGCATCCACGTTCGTCCGGGACGTTCACAAAATTTCTGAAGGAATGGGTTCGGGAGCGACAGGTCATCAGCCTGTCCGAGGGGCTCAGGAAATGCACGCTCATTCCGGCTCAGATCCTGGAAGGCTGCGCGCCCGCGATGCGCAAGAAAGGCCGCATTCAGGTCGGTTGCGATGCCGATATCGGAGTGTTCGACTACGAGAGCCTCACTGACCGTGCGGACTTTTTCCGGATGAATGCTGCCTCTGAAGGCTTTCGACATCTGTTTGTCTTCGGAGAAGCTGTGATCGCGAACGGCGACCTGGTGAAAGATGCCCGTCCGGGTCGCCCGGTTCGTCGCCCGACGCTGTGA
- a CDS encoding GTP-binding protein — MAIPILLVAGFLGAGKTTLINQLLRNPGGKRIAAIVNDFGAIDIDAALLESSTEGLVSLKNGCICCSLQGDLLRSLASVTRRHPVPDAVVIETSGISDPAEIIRNLLDPVIFKAAALETVATLVDAHLLTNEPQLWDDPLWLSQARSADVLLVTKAELIGQDAAAHLIAKLQQRFLPKPVFRLLADLPLEILFGYGPGEQRAPGPARPTSLPFFATTSWTATKPLSLAKFQHALNVMSQTLLRAKGIVTFAGEDPRPLLFQLVGSRATLTPSPLAPGDGLEAAIVLIAREELADLTMITSLLDEAVCL; from the coding sequence ATGGCCATACCAATCCTGCTGGTCGCAGGCTTCCTAGGCGCCGGCAAAACGACGCTGATCAACCAGTTGCTCCGGAATCCCGGCGGAAAGCGCATTGCCGCCATCGTCAACGACTTCGGGGCGATCGATATCGACGCTGCTTTGCTAGAATCGTCGACCGAGGGACTCGTCAGCCTGAAAAACGGCTGCATATGCTGCTCTCTGCAAGGTGACCTTCTGCGTTCGCTCGCATCGGTGACCAGGCGCCACCCGGTCCCTGACGCCGTCGTCATCGAGACGAGTGGCATCTCGGACCCGGCGGAGATCATCCGCAACCTGCTTGATCCCGTTATCTTCAAGGCGGCGGCTCTGGAGACGGTGGCGACACTGGTCGACGCGCATCTGCTCACCAACGAGCCGCAGCTATGGGACGATCCACTATGGCTGTCGCAGGCAAGGTCGGCCGACGTCCTGCTCGTCACCAAAGCAGAGCTGATCGGCCAGGACGCAGCCGCGCACCTGATCGCGAAACTTCAACAGCGCTTCTTGCCCAAACCGGTTTTCAGGCTGCTGGCCGATTTGCCGCTGGAGATCCTGTTCGGATACGGTCCCGGAGAGCAGAGAGCCCCTGGTCCCGCCCGGCCAACATCGCTGCCATTCTTTGCAACCACAAGCTGGACAGCGACCAAGCCGTTATCGTTGGCCAAGTTCCAGCACGCGCTGAATGTGATGTCGCAGACACTCTTGCGCGCGAAAGGCATCGTCACATTCGCAGGGGAAGATCCGCGTCCCCTGCTGTTCCAGCTTGTCGGCTCGCGCGCGACGCTGACGCCATCTCCCCTGGCGCCAGGCGACGGTCTCGAAGCCGCAATCGTCCTGATCGCCAGGGAGGAGCTGGCCGACCTGACCATGATCACCTCCCTGTTGGATGAAGCGGTATGTCTTTGA
- a CDS encoding ABC transporter substrate-binding protein, with translation MSKSKFASLAAAWLILAAAASPSAAQLSNDGVKIGVLNDMSGPYADITGQSSLIAVQMAVEDFGGVVLGRKVEVIAADHQNKPDVGSAIARRWYDQDGVDVIVGLGASSVALAVRSYAREHGKLDIATSSGSSDLTGPACSPTGFHWMHDTYALAKTLATASVKNGGDSWFFVTADYSFGHVLERDASRFVEAAGGRVMGKVRAPINSTDFSSYLLQAQSSGAKIIGLANGGNDTINSVKTAREFGIVGGAGGQSLASLLLMITDVNALGLEAAQGMLLTEGFYWDQSDDTRSFATRFFARRKLMPNMMNAGDYSATMHYLKAIQAAGTDEPKAVAATMRSLPIDDATLKNGRIRSDGRVERDMYLFRVKKPGETRAPWDLYEQIATVPFADAFRPLSEGGCPIASTASR, from the coding sequence ATGTCAAAGTCGAAGTTCGCATCGCTCGCCGCCGCATGGCTCATCCTGGCGGCCGCGGCATCGCCATCCGCTGCCCAGCTCTCCAACGACGGCGTCAAGATCGGCGTTCTCAACGATATGTCAGGTCCGTACGCGGACATTACCGGGCAATCGAGCCTGATTGCGGTGCAGATGGCCGTCGAGGATTTTGGCGGCGTTGTGCTCGGTCGAAAAGTTGAGGTCATAGCCGCAGATCATCAGAACAAGCCCGATGTCGGATCGGCGATCGCTCGAAGGTGGTACGATCAGGACGGCGTCGACGTCATCGTCGGGCTTGGCGCGTCTTCCGTCGCACTCGCCGTGCGGTCATATGCGCGCGAGCATGGAAAGCTGGACATCGCAACCAGCTCGGGCTCCTCGGATCTCACCGGCCCGGCATGTTCGCCGACGGGTTTTCACTGGATGCACGACACCTATGCCCTGGCGAAGACGCTCGCCACAGCCAGCGTCAAGAACGGCGGCGATTCCTGGTTCTTCGTGACCGCGGACTATTCCTTCGGTCACGTACTCGAGCGGGACGCGTCCCGCTTCGTGGAAGCGGCGGGCGGGCGGGTGATGGGCAAGGTCCGTGCCCCGATCAACTCGACGGACTTCTCGTCCTATCTGCTTCAGGCGCAATCATCTGGTGCGAAGATCATCGGGCTGGCAAACGGCGGCAACGATACGATCAATTCCGTCAAGACCGCCCGCGAGTTCGGGATCGTCGGCGGCGCCGGCGGGCAAAGCCTTGCCAGTCTTCTCTTGATGATCACCGATGTGAATGCGCTGGGCCTTGAGGCCGCACAGGGAATGCTGCTCACCGAAGGCTTCTACTGGGACCAGTCGGATGACACGCGCTCATTCGCGACGCGCTTCTTCGCTCGCCGCAAGCTGATGCCAAATATGATGAATGCGGGCGACTACAGCGCCACGATGCACTACCTCAAGGCCATTCAAGCCGCCGGCACCGACGAGCCCAAAGCCGTCGCGGCCACAATGCGCAGCCTGCCCATCGATGATGCGACGTTGAAAAACGGCAGGATCCGGAGCGACGGACGGGTCGAGCGCGACATGTACCTGTTTCGCGTGAAGAAGCCGGGTGAGACGCGCGCGCCCTGGGATCTCTACGAGCAGATCGCCACTGTTCCGTTCGCCGATGCCTTTCGGCCGTTGTCCGAAGGTGGCTGCCCAATAGCATCGACCGCTTCACGTTAG
- a CDS encoding Glu/Leu/Phe/Val dehydrogenase dimerization domain-containing protein produces MTTLRIRTSEQDGQRFYRFDDPTCDLSGVIAIDSLALGPATGGCRFWRYDDEDSMLGDARRLARGMSYKNAMAGLPLGGGKAVIRRPHGLFDREAIFRSFGLVLNKLNGDYLSAEDVGTTPSDMEVVRSVTPFVFGLPSRGTAAGGDPSPWTALGVFLSIERVLVRRGIALAGSRVAVQGLGSVGADLCRRLHQSGAKLVVADVDQQAIKRLLTGVPAEVSDPNAIHASRVDIFAPCALGGGLNQETIPEIQAPVVVGAANNQLAGDADNERLRSRGILYAPDYVVNAGGIINVAAEYLGHDQGQVLDGVRRIPDRLAAVLDRAEAAGRSPSHVADAMALELIETSTNAPGNRMSA; encoded by the coding sequence GTGACGACGCTTCGGATCAGGACGTCGGAGCAGGACGGCCAGCGCTTCTACCGGTTCGATGACCCGACCTGCGATCTGTCCGGCGTCATTGCCATCGACTCCCTCGCGCTCGGTCCCGCGACCGGAGGGTGCCGGTTCTGGCGCTATGATGACGAAGACAGCATGCTTGGCGATGCGCGGCGTCTCGCGCGCGGCATGAGTTACAAGAATGCGATGGCAGGGCTCCCTTTGGGAGGGGGCAAGGCCGTGATCCGGCGCCCGCATGGTCTGTTCGATCGCGAGGCGATTTTTCGCTCGTTTGGGCTCGTCCTCAATAAGCTCAACGGCGATTATCTGTCGGCGGAGGACGTTGGAACGACCCCGAGCGACATGGAGGTCGTGCGGTCCGTCACACCGTTTGTTTTCGGATTGCCCTCGCGTGGAACCGCTGCCGGCGGTGACCCGTCGCCCTGGACCGCCCTGGGTGTTTTCCTTTCCATCGAGCGTGTTCTGGTCCGTCGCGGAATTGCGCTCGCTGGCAGCCGGGTCGCGGTGCAAGGGCTCGGGAGTGTGGGCGCTGACCTGTGTCGCAGATTGCACCAAAGCGGTGCGAAGCTGGTGGTCGCTGACGTCGACCAGCAGGCCATCAAGCGTCTGCTGACGGGTGTCCCTGCAGAGGTGTCAGATCCGAACGCGATTCACGCCAGCCGTGTCGATATCTTCGCGCCCTGCGCGCTTGGAGGGGGGCTGAATCAGGAGACGATACCGGAGATTCAGGCGCCGGTCGTGGTTGGCGCGGCGAACAACCAACTTGCCGGGGATGCCGATAACGAGCGCCTGCGCAGCCGGGGCATCCTGTATGCGCCCGACTACGTCGTGAATGCCGGCGGCATCATCAACGTCGCAGCGGAATATCTCGGGCACGACCAGGGCCAGGTTCTCGATGGCGTCCGCCGCATTCCTGATCGTCTGGCAGCGGTCCTGGATCGCGCCGAGGCTGCAGGACGGTCGCCGTCGCATGTGGCCGATGCAATGGCCCTCGAACTGATCGAGACCTCAACAAACGCTCCCGGCAACAGAATGTCCGCCTGA